Proteins encoded within one genomic window of Rubripirellula tenax:
- a CDS encoding membrane or secreted protein translates to MTTRTPTTARPINGGILIAIGSLIVIGCGPSGRDLSDQQWLEMQNDMQQERAEVGQQRDQLETDRREWDQRERSDAILAAVIASGGLLLACGLPLLVVAILLWPRPSPSSSEAVCDVLLDEVVQQAATADGRRIESTGVTPKLGSRD, encoded by the coding sequence GTGACGACGAGGACGCCCACGACTGCGAGACCGATCAACGGTGGGATATTGATCGCGATCGGTAGCCTGATCGTGATCGGTTGTGGCCCCAGCGGCCGAGACCTGAGCGACCAACAGTGGCTCGAAATGCAGAATGACATGCAGCAAGAAAGAGCCGAGGTTGGTCAACAGCGGGACCAACTCGAAACGGATCGCCGCGAGTGGGACCAGCGTGAACGGAGCGATGCCATCTTGGCGGCCGTGATCGCATCAGGCGGCCTGTTGCTGGCGTGCGGACTGCCACTGCTGGTGGTCGCGATTCTGCTTTGGCCCAGACCGTCACCGTCGAGCAGCGAAGCCGTCTGCGACGTGTTGCTCGATGAAGTTGTGCAACAAGCCGCAACAGCCGATGGACGGCGGATCGAGAGCACCGGTGTAACACCCAAGCTCGGTTCACGCGACTAG
- a CDS encoding DUF2997 domain-containing protein, producing the protein MKTIDVVVSPVGATRVETNGFTGDQCRQASAFLEQALGLSQNERLKADFYKTEVRDQQQAQQSS; encoded by the coding sequence TTGAAGACCATCGACGTGGTCGTCTCGCCCGTTGGTGCTACCCGCGTTGAGACGAATGGATTCACCGGCGATCAATGCCGGCAAGCGAGTGCGTTCCTGGAGCAGGCCCTCGGGCTGTCCCAGAACGAACGACTTAAGGCGGACTTCTACAAAACCGAAGTCCGCGATCAACAACAAGCCCAGCAGTCGTCTTAG
- a CDS encoding AAA family ATPase yields MKLTQRMNELIRACFAGIWIESHEHLDAIAELSSMCRDEDWRLAVWDIDQGLRHPNGSAIDVEVADPLAAVRAVSSMASDDTPSLLVLPNFHRFIGSAEIVQAISRAVNEGKQHRTFVVILSPVIQVPVELEKLFIVIEHPMPDREQLSQIAAGIATEANEMPEGRELDDVLDAAAGLSRYEAEGAFSLSLVRDGRLTPDSIWELKTQAVKKSGLLSLHRGGQNFGAIGGLDTLKAFTRRALVHRGRSGTQPRPRGVMLLSPPGCGKSEFCKCVGVEVGRPVLILDVGSLMGSLVGQSEERTRQALAIVDAMAPCVLMIDEVEKAFAGASGGGNDSGVSSRMFGTFLSWLNDHDSDVFVVCTANDVAKLPPEFSRAERFDGVFFVDLPGRTQKDEIWRLYVERFGLDASDPKPSDDQWTGAEIKSCCRLASLLDVSLVQAAENVVPVAVTSSESVERLRQWADGRCLSAEQPGVYRSVAKVTRRRSVSAKPSIN; encoded by the coding sequence ATGAAACTAACACAACGAATGAATGAATTGATCCGAGCCTGCTTCGCCGGCATCTGGATCGAGTCGCACGAACATCTCGATGCCATCGCCGAACTGTCATCAATGTGCCGTGACGAAGACTGGCGGTTGGCGGTTTGGGACATCGACCAGGGTTTGCGGCATCCCAACGGATCGGCCATCGATGTCGAGGTCGCCGATCCGTTGGCGGCGGTCCGTGCGGTGTCGTCGATGGCATCGGACGATACACCGTCGTTGCTAGTGCTGCCCAACTTCCACCGCTTCATCGGTTCGGCCGAGATCGTGCAAGCGATCAGTCGAGCAGTGAATGAGGGCAAACAGCATCGCACGTTTGTCGTGATCCTGAGTCCGGTGATTCAGGTACCGGTGGAACTTGAAAAGCTGTTCATCGTGATCGAGCACCCAATGCCCGACCGAGAACAGCTATCCCAAATCGCTGCGGGGATCGCAACGGAAGCGAATGAGATGCCGGAGGGCCGCGAACTAGACGACGTCCTGGACGCAGCAGCGGGACTGTCCCGCTATGAAGCCGAAGGTGCGTTTAGTTTGTCACTGGTTCGTGACGGTCGTCTGACCCCTGATTCGATCTGGGAGCTGAAGACCCAAGCGGTGAAGAAGTCGGGACTGCTGAGCCTGCACCGTGGTGGTCAAAACTTCGGTGCCATCGGTGGCCTTGATACACTCAAAGCGTTCACGCGGCGAGCACTCGTCCACCGCGGCCGATCCGGCACTCAGCCTCGCCCCCGCGGAGTGATGTTGCTGTCACCGCCCGGTTGCGGCAAGAGCGAGTTCTGCAAATGCGTGGGCGTTGAAGTCGGCCGTCCAGTATTGATTCTGGACGTCGGCAGCTTGATGGGTTCGCTCGTTGGTCAATCCGAAGAGCGGACTCGTCAAGCACTCGCCATCGTCGATGCCATGGCACCCTGTGTGCTGATGATCGATGAAGTCGAGAAGGCGTTTGCGGGTGCCAGCGGCGGCGGCAACGACAGCGGCGTGTCATCACGGATGTTCGGCACGTTCCTGTCGTGGCTCAACGATCACGACTCGGACGTGTTCGTGGTCTGCACGGCCAATGACGTGGCGAAGTTACCGCCTGAGTTCAGCCGGGCCGAACGGTTCGACGGTGTGTTCTTTGTCGACTTACCGGGCCGGACGCAGAAGGATGAGATCTGGCGTCTGTATGTCGAACGCTTCGGTTTGGATGCAAGTGATCCCAAGCCGAGTGACGACCAGTGGACCGGTGCCGAGATCAAGTCGTGTTGCCGATTGGCGTCACTGCTGGATGTCTCGTTGGTTCAGGCTGCCGAGAACGTCGTGCCGGTTGCCGTGACTTCATCCGAGTCGGTCGAACGCCTGCGACAGTGGGCGGACGGCCGGTGCTTATCGGCCGAGCAGCCAGGCGTGTACCGATCGGTGGCAAAAGTGACTCGCCGCCGCAGCGTTTCGGCGAAACCATCGATCAACTGA